The Flavobacterium galactosidilyticum nucleotide sequence TTTTGCTTCTAAAACAGAATCCATAGGAATCGCTGTAGTTACTTTCACAACTTGGAAACCATTGTTTTCATCAGATAAAAGAATATATTGAGAAACGATATCTCCTAAAATTTCGAATCTCTTGTTTTCGAATAACAAATGGAAAAGACTTTTAGTCAATTTAGTTGTACCTGCGAAAACTTCAGTCAAAGCACTTTCTTTCACACCAACAGAAATAGTAGGGTTTTGAATAAAATTATTCAATTCCTCATTTCCACTAATTGTTGAAGAAATCAAAGCCATATCTTTATAGACTTCTTGCTCATTTCCTGCAGAAATAGCTAAATCTAAGAATGCTTTTGCATAACGAATTGCTGCTCTAGTTCCTGACATAATTTTAGTTTAATTTTACGTCACCTAACATTTTCTCAACTAATTTAGTTTGAGCTTCTTTATTAGATAATTCGTCTTTCAATAATTTTTCTGCGATATTCAATGACAAAGTAGAAACTTGTGTTTTCAATTCAGCCATAGCTGCATTTTTCTCCGCTTCAATAGCAATTTTTGCTTGTGAAATCATTCTTTCTCCTTGAACTTGTGCTTCTTTTTTAGAATCAGCAACCATTTTATCTCTCATTTCACGAGCTTCTTTTAGCATGTTATCACGCTCTAATCTTGCTTCTTGTAAAATACGTTCGTTATCTGCAGTTAAATTCTGCATTTCTCTACGCGCTGATTCGGCAGAAGCCAAAGCATTGTTAATAGATTCTTCACGACCTTTTACTGCTCCCAAAATTGGTTTCCAAGCAAATTTTCTTAAAAGTAGAAAGAAAACAAAGAAAATGATCGTTGTCCAAAAAATTAAACTCTCCGGTGCTGTAAAATTCATATGTATATATTTAAAATAATTTTTTTGTTTTAGAAATAAAAACTCCCTGTAGCCAACCGCTACAGGAAATTTTAATTTTTAATTACTTTGCAATTAAAGCAACAACTACTGCGAAAAGCGCAACACCTTCAATAAGTGCAGCAGCGATAATCATAGCAGTTTGGATTTTTCCAGCAGCTTCTGGCTGACGAGCAATTGCATCCATAGCAGATCCACCAATTTTTCCAATTCCAAGACCTGCTCCAATTACTGCTAATCCAGCTCCGATTCCAGCTAATACCATAATGATAAATTTATATAGTTAATAATTATTAAAACTCAGATTAATGATGATCGTGCTCTGCAACAGCCTGACCGATAAACAATGCTGATAACAACGTAAACACATAGGCTTGTAATGCTGCAACTAACATTTCTAATACACTCATAAATAAAACGAACGCTCCAGAAATAGGAGAAACCATTACCGTTTCAAATATAAAGATTAGTGAAATTAAACTTAAAATAATGATGTGACCTGCCGTAATGTTAGCAAATAAACGAATCATTAATGCGAATGGTTTAGTTAACATCCCAATCAATTCAACAGGAATCATAATTGGTGCTAACCAAAACGGAACTCCTGGCGTATTGAAAATATGCCCCCAATAATCTTTATTTCCACTTAAAGTTGTAACAATAAAAGTAATTAATGCCATTACAAAAGTAAAATAAATATTTCCTGTCAAGTTTGAACTAAATGGGAAAAACGGAATTAAACCAATAAGGTTGTTAATCCAAATAAAGAAAAAGATTGTCAAAAGGTACGGCATGTACTTTTCGTATTTTTTTTCTCCAATGTTAGGTCTAGCGATATCATCTCTAACAAAAGTTACAAGTGGCTCAAGAAAACCAGCGATCCCTTTTGGTGCCAATTCGTTTTTCTTGTATGATCTTGCAACAGCTAAAAATAATAAAAACATTATTATAGAAGACATAAACATTGAAAATACAAGTTTAGTGATTGAAAAGTTTAATGGTCTTGCATCAAATGCAAATGCACCATTTTTTCTTTCCTCTACAGTTAGTTTTTCAAATTTATCTGCATAATAAATAACTTCGTTGAAACGCACTAACTTTTGGCCATTAACATCAACAACATGTTTTGCTTCATTGTCATGGTGAAATCTTTCAGAAGAGAAAATTTCTAAACCACTGTTAGTCCACAAAATTACTGGTAAGTAAAAAGAAATAGGATGTCCGCCCCAGTCTGCAATATGAAACTCATGAGAATCACCAATGTGAGAATTAATTAATTCTGTAGCATCAAATGCTTTCTTTTCATGAGAGACTTCTTCATGCTGAACAGCAACTGCTTCATTAGCAATAGAAAGGCTATCAACCACTGGATTTGCAAATCCAAAATAAGGAATACTGGCTACTAAGGCAACTAATAAGAACTGAACGGGTTTATTTGAAAATACCATTATTAAATTGTGTGTCTAATTTTACGTTTCAAAATTTTTTGCAAAGGTACATAATTTATTTATAATTGAAAATATATCATTTTGTTTTTAAGACTAAAAATCTATTTAAATAACAATCATAACATATTATTCCTTTATTGTTTACTTAATAAACGAACTGCGAACAAAGTTTCGAAAAACAAGTATAAAAAATACGGGATAAAAAATGCACTTACATCCGGAATCTGGCTCTCAAGGTCTGACTGAATCAAGGGTATAAGAAAAACAATTGCAGCCATCATTTTGAATAAACTAAATCCCATGAAGGCAAATCCGGTTTTATCAGCAAAAGTTCTATTTACAAATAAAAGAAAACCATAGCTAACTAGAGTAATTAATAGGTGAAAAAGATAAATACTCCAGGTCGAATAAAAAAAGGTAATATTTTGAAAAAAAGAATCAATTGTGTATTTTTGTATGAAAAAAAGTACAATTGAAAAGGGAATTATTAACTTCAAAAATTTGTAAAATTGCTGCATTAATCGTCTTTGTTTAAATTTTCAACCTGTCTGATAACATTATATAATGCTATAAAAACAGCTAAAAGTGATAATATTATTGTAAAAATAGATGTATTAGTATATTTTTCATCCAGCCACATTCCTAAATAAGTAAAGCAAAAAATGATCACACCCATTTGAAAAGGAATATTCATCATTACTAGCCACTTATTAGTTTGCTTTGGATTATTGTTTTTTTCCATCAGTAAGCGATCCTTTTTTTTGATTGTTACTCATCACACAAGAAGCGCTAAAATCAGCACCTGGCTCAACCGATAACTTGCCTACGCTAACTTCTCCAGCAATGCTAGCTTTCGACTTTACATTCAGCACTTCAGTGATTTGCATACTTCCGTTAAATTTCCCTTCAACATCAGCATTTTTGCATACAATATCCCCTATAACACTTCCGGCAGGTCCAATAACTATCTTTCCAACTGACTGAAAATTACCTATTAAATTTCCATCTAATCTAAAATCAGCTTCTGAAATGATATCTCCTTTTATGGTAGTCCCTTCTACAATTCGATTGGTTTTACCTAAAAGATCTGTGTATGATTTTGGCTTTTTGTCAAACATAATTATTTCTTTTCAAGTGCTAAATAGTTTTCAAGATTTTTCTTGATTTGGATCACTTTATAGTTTTCAGCTGAAATTACAATTGCTGGATTTGTAATTTTAAATTTTGCATTATCTTTTAAAACTAAAGCAATATCATCAGCATAAGCCTTAGTTTTTATACCGTGAATAGTAATGAAATTTTTACTATCAGTATAAATATCATAAGAAAAAGTCAGTTTTTGAAGGTTCTCACTAGCAATGAATTTCATGATTTTCTCTTCTAAATCTTTTGTGCTTTTATCCTCCCGTAAGCCTACTTGATATAAAACTTTCCAGCTATTGGACTCCGTCGTGACAAATTCTAATTTCTCTAAAAGTGGGATTTGATCATTGATTATCGTTTGTGCGTTTTTCCCTTCTTCACGATTTGGATAATTATCCGCAACAACTTGCAAAGCGTTTTTGTAAGCAGTAATACCTTTCAATTTGCCAATTGTGTTTGCTTTTAATAATTCGAATTTTGATATAATTTCATCACCTGAATACTGCGTTATTAATGGGTCTATACTCTCTAAAATTAAAGCAAACTGCTCCTTCTCAAACAATTTATACCATTTATTATAGACACTTTCCGGTGATTCGTTTTGCGAACTAGAATCTACACCGGTGTTATTAACGATTTGCGCATATCGAGATTGTGGATACTGAGCGCTAATTTTATTCTTCATATCATTTGCTTTACTAGCATCAGCAATCTGATATAATTTATACAAATTGTACATAGCAGGAAGCACTAGTTTTTCCTCAGGATCGCTGCTCAATAAATCTTCCAGCTTTGCAATAGCCAAGCGATTTTCTTTAAATTTTTCTTTGTAAATAATACCTAATTGATAATTAGCAAAATTGCGTTCTTTGTGGATACTATCTATTTCCACTGTTTCTGTTGGAAGCTGTTTTAGGTAAAAATCTGTGGTGTATTGTTCAACAATTTTGGTGGCATTTTCATCATTTTCAGCAATGTCACTTTCTTCAGTAGCTGAATCAGCGAGACTAGTATTTCCTTTAACCGATGCATTTCTCCAGTTGCCCTCTAAAACTCTAGTTCCCCATACTTTTTTAAATTCTAATTTTCCAAAAGCAACTGTTGTAGGATTATAGAAATAAAATGTAGTTCCTGCAGTTTTCGAATTTGTACCTGGCATTGCAGGTGGCGTCATTGCTGATCTTCTGGTTGGTTGCGGAGCATCGGGATTAGAAACAACATCAAAAGAGGAAGCTGCATTATTTCTATTAATGTTTTCTTGTTTCTCCTTGTTTTTTTCTTCTAAAATTCTTTTTTCCTCATCTTGCTTTTGAAGCTTTAAAATATAATTCTCAAAATAAGTTACTTTATCAGCAGGATTCATTGCTACAACTGTTAGAATACTATCATTCCTTTTTGCAACTGCTTCATACAAAATAACCTCATCGAGATTGCCTCTTATTTTTTGGATTTTGATGAACTCTCTAGACTTTGCATTCAGTTTAACTAAAGTACTATCATAATATTTTGCCGCTTGAGAATAAGCAGCATCTCTAAAATACATATTTCCTAAGTTCCTATAATTTGATGCTGTTAGATAAGCATCTTTAGAGTTTGTTTGCAAAGACGCATTGTAAAATTCTAATGCCGCTTTTTGATTGTTTTTCTTGTCATGAAACAAAGCCATCTGATGAAAAATCAAATCTTTATAAGGACGATTTTCTCTATCTTTTATTAATTTATCAAATGTTTTTTCGAAATTAACAGAATCACCATTTTGATAATCAAACAACTCTGCTTTTTTAGCGTGTGCTTGAATGACAAATCGTCGATCTGCTTTTCTATTCATTTCGATAACCGATTTATATGCAGCAACAGCGCTGTCCTTGTACCCGAGTTCTTGATACAGCTGACCTAAAATGAAACGGTAGCGCGCTTTTTCCTGATTTACTTTAGTAAATTCGATAGCCAATTTTATTTTCGCAACAGCACTATCCTTCTCTTCTACATTTAAAAAAGAAGCGGTTAGCAATGCATTTGCATCGGCAAAAACTTGATGTTTTAATTTCTGATCTTCCAGTAATTTACTGATGTTTTTTATAACTAAAGCATCATTTCCTAAACGCATGTTAGTTTTTTCACGCCATATCTTAGCTTCGTAAATCTTGCTACTGTTTGGATATTTGTACAAGACATAGTTAAAAGCATCTAGAGCTGGCACAAATCGTTGATCGTGATACCTCGCTTTTCCAAGCATTAAATAGGCTTCATCTATTTGACTATTTTTTTCTCTTCCTCCAATATTCATGGAGTGTTTTTGGATGGCTTTAGTAGCTTTGGCTTCAGCCAATTCAAAATCAGCATTACTAGATTTATTGCTGGTGGATATCTCATCCTTAATTTGCATCTTTTCTGGTGGCAAGAGCTCCCAAAAATCGTCCTCGTTATTGGCTTGAATTGATTTCAGTCCTTTTTCAAAGCCTATTCCGCCATTGTATAAAATGTTATACTTAGTGCTTAATGCGTGCGAATTTCTAGCCAAAAAAGTGTCTTTTTTAGTAGAACAAGCTACTAAAAAAACTAAAAATGACGGAATAAATAAATGTTTGATTATATTGATTTTCAATGGAAAACGTTTTTATCAATTAACTATTAAATATACTTTTTAGTATATTGACTGGTAAAAATACATTTCTTTTTGATATCGTGAAAATTATAGCGATTTAATTGAATGTTCCTCTCGTGCGTGAGGGATGGAAGCGGCATCCTTTATTTTCTTTCTTTAAGAAAATTAAAGATACAGCGCACAGCCCGATCCGAAGTTTTCACGAAGGGTCACGCCCAAATTAAACGGCAAAAAACAATTCTAATTCCTTCAATGTTTCTTCAGAAGTTTGAATATCTTTAACTACTTCGCCTTTATGCATCGCAACAATTCGATCACTAACCTCAACGGTGTGTTGCAAATCATGACTAGAAACTAGTACTGTGATTTCAGGATTATCGGCAAGACCTTTAATAATTTTCTTTAATCGGAATTGAGTTGTTGGATCTAAATTAGCAAAAGGTTCATCTAGAATAATAACTTCAGGATTTCCAATTAATGTGGCGATGATTCCTACTTTCTTCTGATTCCCTTTTGAT carries:
- the atpH gene encoding ATP synthase F1 subunit delta, with translation MSGTRAAIRYAKAFLDLAISAGNEQEVYKDMALISSTISGNEELNNFIQNPTISVGVKESALTEVFAGTTKLTKSLFHLLFENKRFEILGDIVSQYILLSDENNGFQVVKVTTAIPMDSVLEAKVSEKIKEFSNKKITIVNTIDPSIIGGFILRIGDKEYNASVANRLQVLKRELSN
- a CDS encoding F0F1 ATP synthase subunit B gives rise to the protein MNFTAPESLIFWTTIIFFVFFLLLRKFAWKPILGAVKGREESINNALASAESARREMQNLTADNERILQEARLERDNMLKEAREMRDKMVADSKKEAQVQGERMISQAKIAIEAEKNAAMAELKTQVSTLSLNIAEKLLKDELSNKEAQTKLVEKMLGDVKLN
- the atpE gene encoding ATP synthase F0 subunit C; the encoded protein is MVLAGIGAGLAVIGAGLGIGKIGGSAMDAIARQPEAAGKIQTAMIIAAALIEGVALFAVVVALIAK
- the atpB gene encoding F0F1 ATP synthase subunit A encodes the protein MVFSNKPVQFLLVALVASIPYFGFANPVVDSLSIANEAVAVQHEEVSHEKKAFDATELINSHIGDSHEFHIADWGGHPISFYLPVILWTNSGLEIFSSERFHHDNEAKHVVDVNGQKLVRFNEVIYYADKFEKLTVEERKNGAFAFDARPLNFSITKLVFSMFMSSIIMFLLFLAVARSYKKNELAPKGIAGFLEPLVTFVRDDIARPNIGEKKYEKYMPYLLTIFFFIWINNLIGLIPFFPFSSNLTGNIYFTFVMALITFIVTTLSGNKDYWGHIFNTPGVPFWLAPIMIPVELIGMLTKPFALMIRLFANITAGHIIILSLISLIFIFETVMVSPISGAFVLFMSVLEMLVAALQAYVFTLLSALFIGQAVAEHDHH
- a CDS encoding AtpZ/AtpI family protein translates to MEKNNNPKQTNKWLVMMNIPFQMGVIIFCFTYLGMWLDEKYTNTSIFTIILSLLAVFIALYNVIRQVENLNKDD
- a CDS encoding bactofilin family protein — encoded protein: MFDKKPKSYTDLLGKTNRIVEGTTIKGDIISEADFRLDGNLIGNFQSVGKIVIGPAGSVIGDIVCKNADVEGKFNGSMQITEVLNVKSKASIAGEVSVGKLSVEPGADFSASCVMSNNQKKGSLTDGKKQ
- a CDS encoding tetratricopeptide repeat protein, translated to MKINIIKHLFIPSFLVFLVACSTKKDTFLARNSHALSTKYNILYNGGIGFEKGLKSIQANNEDDFWELLPPEKMQIKDEISTSNKSSNADFELAEAKATKAIQKHSMNIGGREKNSQIDEAYLMLGKARYHDQRFVPALDAFNYVLYKYPNSSKIYEAKIWREKTNMRLGNDALVIKNISKLLEDQKLKHQVFADANALLTASFLNVEEKDSAVAKIKLAIEFTKVNQEKARYRFILGQLYQELGYKDSAVAAYKSVIEMNRKADRRFVIQAHAKKAELFDYQNGDSVNFEKTFDKLIKDRENRPYKDLIFHQMALFHDKKNNQKAALEFYNASLQTNSKDAYLTASNYRNLGNMYFRDAAYSQAAKYYDSTLVKLNAKSREFIKIQKIRGNLDEVILYEAVAKRNDSILTVVAMNPADKVTYFENYILKLQKQDEEKRILEEKNKEKQENINRNNAASSFDVVSNPDAPQPTRRSAMTPPAMPGTNSKTAGTTFYFYNPTTVAFGKLEFKKVWGTRVLEGNWRNASVKGNTSLADSATEESDIAENDENATKIVEQYTTDFYLKQLPTETVEIDSIHKERNFANYQLGIIYKEKFKENRLAIAKLEDLLSSDPEEKLVLPAMYNLYKLYQIADASKANDMKNKISAQYPQSRYAQIVNNTGVDSSSQNESPESVYNKWYKLFEKEQFALILESIDPLITQYSGDEIISKFELLKANTIGKLKGITAYKNALQVVADNYPNREEGKNAQTIINDQIPLLEKLEFVTTESNSWKVLYQVGLREDKSTKDLEEKIMKFIASENLQKLTFSYDIYTDSKNFITIHGIKTKAYADDIALVLKDNAKFKITNPAIVISAENYKVIQIKKNLENYLALEKK